One segment of Megachile rotundata isolate GNS110a chromosome 6, iyMegRotu1, whole genome shotgun sequence DNA contains the following:
- the Tm2 gene encoding tropomyosin 2, producing MDAIKKKMQAMKLEKDNAMDKADACEGQAKEANMRADKVLEEVSELQKKLTQVEGDLEANKQALEQANKDLEEKEKALTNAESEVAALNRKVQLIEEDLERSEERLNTATAKLAEASQAADESSRMCKVLENRAQQDEERMDQLTNQLKEARLLAEDADGKSDEVSRKLAFVEDELEVAEDRVKSGEAKIMELEEELKVVGNSLKSLEVSEEKANQRVEEFKRQLKTLTVKLKEAEARAEFAEKTVKKLQKEVDRLEDELGINKDRYKSLADEMDSTFAELAGY from the exons ATGGACGCGATCAAGAAGAAGATGCAAGCGATGAAGCTTGAGAAGGACAATGCCATGGACAAGGCCGATGCCTGTGAAGGACAGGCAAAGGAGGCGAATATGCGCGCGGATAAAGTCCTTGAGGAAGTTAGCGAATTACAGAAGAAGCTGACTCAGGTGGAAGGAGATCTTGAAGCCAACAAACAAGCTTTGGAACAGGCTAACAAGGACCTTGAGGAGAAGGAGAAGGCTCTGACCAAC GCTGAATCCGAGGTCGCCGCTTTGAACCGAAAAGTACAGCTGATCGAAGAGGATTTGGAAAGATCTGAGGAACGATTGAACACCGCCACTGCTAAGTTGGCTGAAGCTTCTCAAGCTGCTGATGAATCCAGCCG TATGTGCAAAGTATTGGAAAACCGAGCACAGCAGGATGAGGAAAGGATGGATCAGCTGACGAACCAGCTGAAGGAGGCGCGTCTCCTCGCTGAGGACGCCGACGGAAAATCCGACGAAGTATCACGGAAGCTGGCCTTCGTTGAAGACGAGTTGGAAGTGGCTGAGGATCGAGTCAAATCCGGTGAAGC CAAGATCATGGAGTTGGAAGAGGAATTGAAGGTCGTCGGTAACAGTTTGAAATCACTGGAAGTTTCCGAAGAAAAG GCTAATCAACGAGTGGAAGAATTCAAGCGTCAGCTCAAAACCCTGACGGTGAAACTAAAGGAGGCCGAAGCCCGAGCTGAGTTCGCTGAGAAAACTGTCAAGAAATTGCAGAAGGAGGTCGACAGGCTCGAAG ACGAGTTGGGCATCAACAAGGACAGATACAAGTCTCTCGCCGACGAGATGGACTCCACGTTCGCCGAATTGGCGGGATACTAA